In Alligator mississippiensis isolate rAllMis1 chromosome 9, rAllMis1, whole genome shotgun sequence, the genomic stretch TACATCTTTTTGAAGATCTGTCCCCCCAACTTTCAGGTTCATGGCCTGTCTTGTTTTCTTGCAGTCTCTCAAGAAAAACCAGGTGGAAGAGGGGGAGAAATCTTTCTTGCCTCTAACTCTCAGTTTGAACTAGTGTaaatgaaaaagatatttttCTCTGCAACTGAAACCCAAAATAATTAAAGGGAAAGTTTTCCTGCATAAGAAAAACTGAAGTGTTTAGTTTGAAAGAATGTAAACACTAGCTTTATTGTAAAGACTGAAAATAATAGAAATATTTGAAGAAGTACATATCACTGAGGGCCCTGGCATACTTTAAAGTGCACATGCAATTAAAATTTTATTGCTCCTcaaatagtaacccagccacatatTGAAGCCAATTTATAGTGTGATGATAATACAGCAAACACGCCACAAAGATATTACACATATAATGTGTAAAGTCTTTGTGGCTTGTCTGTATCATTCCTTAAATTGAACATATGGCATGTCAGGACTAAAATGTAGATCCTGATGTTCATTCAGCTGAGCATCGAGATCTGGCATGGAGCAACCAAGGTGCAGCTGTGTGATTGGGCTGGGGACAGCATGGGCTCCTGGTCTCAGCAGTCCCACCCAATCCTCAGAGGcagatttggggagggggaggtgctgtGGGCTTGACATAAGGGAGTGTATCCTCAATCTCAGGCTCTATGCACCCTGGACCTTTAAAAAGCAGATGTGCGGCTGGgagcctcaactgcctgcctacTTTTTAAGTTCCAGGAGCACCTGTGGAAGAGGCAACTAGGGAGCCAGGAgttcccagctccccatgcctcGCACTGTGGGTCCTGGTACACGAGGAGCTTTAAAGAGTGTACCTGCAGCTAAGTTGCAGGCATGCCTTTTAAAACTTTCTTGGTGCTCAGACCTAAACCATGGGGAGAGGCAACCTGGTCTGTGGCACCCAGACAGCTTTAAGGAATGCACCAAGGCAGCTTCACCACTAGGGACTTTCAGATTCAATGCCCAGTAGCTGTAGCTAGACTGTTGTGGCATGGGGGATCAGAGGCTCCTGGTGAGGTCTGAAATCCCCACCAGAGGAAGCCCTTCAGACTGGACCTGGGGCTGGCTGTCCCAGCCAGGGCTAACAGTCAACTGATTTGTCAGCTCACTGCACTGGTGACTCAAACTGGCACGAGGCTAGGAGCAACAACCAGTTGACTGTCAGCTGACTGGCCTgaggggggaaggcaggctgTCAAGTAATGGGCTTCTCTAACTGAGTTTCCTGTATGTGCCCTTGTCAGGAAAGGAGTGCTCCAGGGACAGTTTTTCCCTTTCAGCCTCCCTTCTGCAGTCATTGGAAGTCTACAGAGTATTAGCAGAAGCTTACCTTTCCTGGCTAACTTGCTTCAGCCCAGTTTATTAAAGACTTCAgtagaaaataatttaataaattgGAAGCTACAAGGGGCCCTTGTGATGGTTTAGTCTGAGTTTCTGCATATCATGGCCTAGGTGCCTGCTCCACAGGTTTTAGTCGCAGCTATTCTGCTATGAAGAAATGTTTTGGATTGTCCCTGCAATTCTACCCCCTACAGTGTTCATCTGTTGAGCTGGCCAGGTCAAGGAGATCGTGATACTTCAAGGAACAATTTTTTTGTGAGACTGCCTACAGTTCATGATGCAGTTTCCCATCGATGCCTTGTCCATGTGCAGTAACCAGCTGAATGGGTTTGTTAGCAATTGAATAGTGGAGATAGCTGTAAGATTAAAAGCTTAAGCAGCTTTTTGTTTTCCCCAGATTATCCTCTTGATTTGAATCACAATGAAACCTTTCTGCAAACCACAACTTTTCTTCCTGAAGATTTTACCTACTTTCCAAACCATACCTGTCCCGAGAGACTCCCTTCTATGAGTGAGTAGTGCTGTGACttgtcttcccttccttccctccaacCCATGCTTCCCTTCCTTCTGGTTGCAGCCCATCAAAAACCTGTTTCCTCTGAGCAGGAGGTAGGAGGGGAATAGGAGGAAGATACCTTCTTGTTACAGGTTTTGTGGTATAAACTGTAGTCTTTGGGAGTTTGGCAGCCATGTTGATTAGATTATACCTGGCTCCCAGACACCACACACTTTACTTACATGCTCCAGAGCCCAGTTGATCTGTTCCTGCAGATTTTTGGATTGTGCATTCTAGTACCACTCTTTACCTACAGATATAATTATATATTGTACCTCTTATGTTTAACTTTGTCAGGAAGGGTGGGAATGAGGAATGAATAGGAATGCTGTTCTGCAAGTGCAACTGTCTCTTCTTGGAAACTTGTTGTTTACCAGATCCCAGAAATCAAGCTGTATGTCTGAGACACTTTTCCCTTTAAACCAATAGCCCATCACTTGACAAATTGAAACAAGAGAGTGATTGTGCAACATGAATCAGTGAAAAGATTCAATACCTCACTGCTCCATTGGGACATTAACAGCAGCTGTAAGATGACAGAAGTGTTTGCTCCCTTACTTCTTTCTGCTGTGGTTACTGCTGTGCTTTCCAGCTTGGATTAGTCCCAGAAACAGTGGAATACAATGAATTGGGCCACTGAGCTATCCTCTAATTAAACTAACTTTGAATTTCACTGAGCAACTGTCTTCCTTGGCCTGTGGCTAAAAATTAGTGGCTAAGCTGAAGAAGCACGGGGTGGAAAGCCGCACAGAGTAAAGCAGTGATAAATAGGGCTCATCAAAAATTCTCCGCTAAAATTTGTTTTGAACAGAAGATtggtttttgtgttttgtgttttgtgtttggggggttttttgttttgttttttttaaagaaaccaaaGCTGGCTTTTTTGAGAGAATCATCTGTTTCTGCCTAAGACTCTTCTTTTTTGTGCTGATTTGGAATCCTACTGCAGTTCCTCATGTTCTCATTTGGTATAGGACAAGCCCCCCCTATTCAGACATCTCTCATGATAAACTGTGATCAGAGACCTTCTGTGATGTAATACCTCCCCTAAGGATAAAGACCTTGGAGATGATGTCTGAGTAGGAGACAGGCTGCAGAGATGAATGAAAGCATGAGACACTTGCAGGATTTCCTCATCAAACTTTTTTAATGTTTGGCAGGGAAATGCTTGCTTTGCAAGCAGCTCTACTAACaagcaaaagaaaaggaagtagACAGAACACATGGATGGGGTAGAAGCCAAGAGATCAAATTAGTCAAGAAGCCAGAGGTGCATGTTCCTGTCCAAATGAGAGCATTTGCCTTTCTTACATTTCTCTTTTTCCATTGTGTGCACAGAGGGTCCAGTTGATGTAAATATGAGTGAAATTACAATGGAAGATATCCATCAAGTATTCTCTAAAGACCCTTCTATCAAGCGAGGAGGCCATTGGAAACCTAATGACTGCCTGCCTCGTTGGAAGGTAAACTATACTTGGAGCAGCCGTGTGCCACTGTGAATGTGCCACCATTTCTCAGTACAAGAGAGTGCAAAATGAAAGTTTTTTGATATCATGTCAGTCCAATGGATATCTTTCTAGCAGTTTCAACAAACTTACCAAGAACTGTTCTTTGTTTTACATTTGACCTTTCCCTTGGGTTATATTAATAAGGAGTACAAGGATGCCTGTAACACAGGCCTGAAATATGCTGTTGAAAAATACCTCTCAACAGACTTCTGAAGCCAAGGGCTTCCTTACTGACTGGTGGTTCAGTGTTTAGTTTTTGTAAGAACTTCTGAGGCTACCAGTGGCATGTGGAATCTGTCTACTCCAGTAGTTCAAATGTGTATCACAACTGATAGTTGCTGAAAGGTATTGCCTGTTGATGACAATTAATGGTTCATGTGCAGTCAATTACTTGGTCTCATTCCTAGCTGACAGGTGTCCAGATCACTAAGACCACCTCTGCTTTGGGGCATTAATTGCTGCAGGGAGACTGTATGACCTGGGACTTGTACGTTACTGCTAGATGGGCTCCCTGATGTACAGGTTGGCAGCGTGCTAGAGACGACTTTTGTCATGGCTCATGCTCTACTTCCCTAGTGGGAGACGATTTCAGTCTCCAGTGCTGTCAGTGTCAGTTATCACCAGCAGTTGGAAAGGCGTGTAATCCCCCAGGTagtaagtgtttgttttttttttaaaaccagagcCCTGAAATCCACAAAGCAAAGGAGATGTGTGccgggaggtgtgtggggggggaggggatgggaaatGCCCCAGCATGAGACACAGTGCATTAAAGGAACTGTCTCGGCATCCTGAGAGAAGAGTTAGATGATGGCCCTTTTGTAACACCACTGTCTTTGTTGGGTGGATGTGGGTAACAATACTCATGGCATCAGACACAGACAATGCCTTGAGGTGGTGGTATGTAGGCCACTAAAGTGACAGCTGCTTTCCAGTGATAGCATTAATTATCTGCTTGCCTTTTCTTTAGGTGGCAATCCTGATCCCATTCCGCAATCGTTATGAGCATCTTCCAGTTCTCTTTAGGCACCTTATTCCAATGCTTCAGAGCCAACGTTTACAGTTTGCGTTCTATATCATCGAGCAAGTAAGTGATACCCACACTTTTCCAGGCTAGTATTTTTCCAGTGGAAATAACCATTAGAACAAGAAGTGTGTTTTTGCATCTTTTTCCCTGGGCTCTAGTATGCAGCATCAAGTTAACTCCTTTTTCACTGTAGGCATTGTGTAATAATGGTAAATGCCCAAGTTGTGTCCCAAGTGTGCCACATTTATCACTTGCAGAACTTATATCACAGGCTTTCAAAGGTTTCTGGCTAATATTGCTTGGTATGTGTAACCAGACCTTTCTTAATACAATGCCATGGGAATGGCATATTGGTCTGGAACACCTGAATAGGTTTGGCTCCATGCAGTACAAGAAAGATCTGATTAATGAAGATCAAAATTGAATGAACTGTGATGGGGAAATGTTTTCCAAATCTCAAACTACCTACCTTTTGTTAACCCTTAGCACATGTTTCAAAACCCACCTGTCCTTCCTCTTTTGGGGCAAAAGCAGGTAGAGAGAGAGGACGATCAGAACTTTTTTGTAACTCAGCTGTAGAAAGCTGTTTGTAGCATGGCTTTAGTAGACCTGTACTTTTCTTTGTTACAGTAGCCACCAACCTTGGGATAGGAGGCTAGAGAAATTAAATAACCATCTTTTTAGCCTTTCCATGCACACTTGTATAAAGACCTGTTCTCTACATGTAACATTGAGAATTTGTACAGTAAAACCTGGATCATTTGCATCCTCCTTGCCTTACATTGCCAAATTTAATTTCAGTCTtctcagctgtttgctgcagctctgactttaGTGAACACTGTTTCTCTAATCAGCTGGAGTTTAGAGTGATCCTATACAGCTGATCAGAGAGGCAGCACCCTTTGGAGGTAAAAGGGATTTAATATCTATTTGCTGTGGCTCTGCACAGCACCAGAATATTGAAAACCCTCTCTTTTGAGGATGTTTTACGTATTTGATTTGTATGCCACATTTGTCCTAAAAGGCTTAGAGAGGCTTATGATGAGCCCATGAAGGGCTTGGGTTTACTGCACCATACTTTGTGTATGTGGTGAAAAGTGCATTATGTTTTGGTATTCCTCTGAGAAATAACTCCGTTTCCTAGGCTGGTAACCAACCTTTTAACCGTGCCATGCTCTTCAATGTTGGCTTCCGGGAAGCAATGAAGGACTTGGATTGGGATTGTCTCATCTTCCACGATGTGGACCACATACCAGAAAATGACCGCAACTATTATGGATGTGGACAGATGCCAAGACACTTTGCAGCCAAGCTGGATAAATATATGTATCTGTAAGCACCAGTGTTCCCCTTTGGTACAGTTACCCCTTGGCAGTGCTGCCTTTTAAAAGGGAAGAGGGTCAAATTTAAGTAGGTTTAGAGTTTTTGCACAAAGCACACAAGCCACTCCCACTAAGGCAGAGGGAAACAAGCATACCCATGGCTTGGTTTAGGTCATCTCTGTCCAGATATCTTGATAGGATGGGAATAGACAATGGCCTTAGTCCTGAACTGTGACAAATTATGTTCCCAATAAGTTTGACTAACTGTCTCTCTCTTTAGGCTCCCTTACAGTGAGTTCTTTGGAGGAGTGAGTGGCTTAACAGTGGAACAGTTCCAGAAAATTAATGGTTTCCCCAATGcattctggggctggggtggagaagaTGATGACCTTTGGAACAGGTACTGTTATGCATCTTGGCTCGAGTCCACTTCCTGAGGAATAGGGGGGTGCACAGGTTGTTGTATAGATATAATACTGTATAATACTCTAGGTATTTGTGGGGCAAATTCCATGCTACATCCTGTTGTTGTCTGGCCTAACACTGAAATATACTGCCACATGGGTTGGGGACATAGCTGTTGGGTGTACAGTACATGCTTCCAACTTCTTGACAATCAGACTTCTTGGGGCTGTGCCTACCTCTGCTCTAAAATAAGCCAAAGACAAGCAGTGGGTTTTGCCTACTACTTTGGACTGCCCCTGAGCCTGCTTACTTAAACTTTCAGCCTTAAGCAATTTCAGAAGTCTCCAGCCTCTGTCCTCTGCTAGAGAGGAGGGACATACAATTTTGTGAAGGGAAGTATcccctcctctcttctccaggcaaTGCTGATTGTGCACTTGAGATTTCATATCTCTTTCAGCTGGGATTGTACCACTTTAAGATGCCTGAATAAATGGGAAGGTTGCTTTAGTGAATTCAGCCTGCTACCGCAAAACTGATCTGAGGCTAATAGAGTGGGGTAGCATTGGTTATTGTCATAGGGAACCTGTGAAATTGTTGGCTTTCAGCTTTGCCATAAAAGTTAAGTTGTTGCTCAGCTGAACTTCTCAGCTAAAGCTTGGTATATTGAAAATAGCACAAGCTGCCTGAAGCTTAAACTGGTTCCAACattcccatttcattttgttagTGAATAGATGTGCACACTCACTACAGACAATAAGTTTATTGTGGCTCGTGATTTGTTCTGTGTTGGTAATGACGTTGGAGCAAATGCAACAGTCAGCTTTATCTTTGTAATGCAGAGTGCAGTATGCAGGCTACACAGTGACTCGACCAGAAGGAGACACAGGGAAATACAAGTCAATTCCACACCATCATCGAGGTGAAGTGCAGTTCTTAGGAAGGCAAGTGAAATTTTATTATGGGGCATTGTTTATATTTGATCCTATGGGATTCCAAAGCATTTCACAAATTGTCATTTGTACAGGGGGTGATACTTGTTTTGGGACTGAACAAGGCACAAAGATACTACAAAACAGTCTCAGCCCAGGAAGGGAAATTGCAAGCTTCAGTGTCCTTCGTACAGGGGATGAGGGCAAGGTATCACTTTCCAAACTAGAATTCAGCTGGGCCATTTAATACCCTGGACTCAACGGATACAAAATCCTTACTTTTGTGACTGTTTTTCCAAACTCAAGCAAAAAATGTGCATTTCCAGCCAACCCACCTATTGTCTGTGTTTATAACTAACAAGCTATATTCTGAGAGGAGAGATGGTTTTACATTCTGGGGAAAGAATGCTAATTACTAATGAGGTGGTAATTAGTATCATATACTGAAGCAACCCTTGTTCTTCCTTGAAAGTTTCTCATCCAGACATTGAACAAGGCCAGCCCTGCTTAGGTTGCAGCCAGGATTATAAAAGGATTAATTGATTTTAGTGTTACGCTTATTGCAGCAACCTCCATTTCGATTTTACCCCTAGACTGCCTGGATTTTCAGAGTCTTCTGAATTTGCATTGTGAGCATAACTTCCACAGCAAAGCAACATCTTCTGTCACATACATTTTGTTTAAAGTCATTGTCCATATGCATTTCATTGTTGGCACATATGTCCTATGTGCGTGTTTGAGTAGCTGTGTCCAGGAGAGTTGTGCCTGTACTCTGCAGCCCTCTGCAGATCCTTCTTCACCTGGAAGTCTGAGTTGGAAACCTGTAGTTCCCGCCTCTTTGCAGCAGGCTTACAAAGGCCCTGCAAGGTACAGATCTCCTGGATTCACCACCTGCCCTTCTTT encodes the following:
- the B4GALT5 gene encoding beta-1,4-galactosyltransferase 5 isoform X1, which gives rise to MRWPRGARGAWRLLPRRSLLAALFLFSLSSSFLYFVYVAPGIVNTYLFMMQAQGIMIRENMRTIGAQVYEQVVRSAYAKRNSSVNDSDYPLDLNHNETFLQTTTFLPEDFTYFPNHTCPERLPSMKGPVDVNMSEITMEDIHQVFSKDPSIKRGGHWKPNDCLPRWKVAILIPFRNRYEHLPVLFRHLIPMLQSQRLQFAFYIIEQAGNQPFNRAMLFNVGFREAMKDLDWDCLIFHDVDHIPENDRNYYGCGQMPRHFAAKLDKYMYLLPYSEFFGGVSGLTVEQFQKINGFPNAFWGWGGEDDDLWNRVQYAGYTVTRPEGDTGKYKSIPHHHRGEVQFLGRYALLRKSKERQSLDGLNNLNYFPNITYDALYKNITVNLTPELALVNEY
- the B4GALT5 gene encoding beta-1,4-galactosyltransferase 5 isoform X2; amino-acid sequence: MMQAQGIMIRENMRTIGAQVYEQVVRSAYAKRNSSVNDSDYPLDLNHNETFLQTTTFLPEDFTYFPNHTCPERLPSMKGPVDVNMSEITMEDIHQVFSKDPSIKRGGHWKPNDCLPRWKVAILIPFRNRYEHLPVLFRHLIPMLQSQRLQFAFYIIEQAGNQPFNRAMLFNVGFREAMKDLDWDCLIFHDVDHIPENDRNYYGCGQMPRHFAAKLDKYMYLLPYSEFFGGVSGLTVEQFQKINGFPNAFWGWGGEDDDLWNRVQYAGYTVTRPEGDTGKYKSIPHHHRGEVQFLGRYALLRKSKERQSLDGLNNLNYFPNITYDALYKNITVNLTPELALVNEY